In Anopheles arabiensis isolate DONGOLA chromosome 2, AaraD3, whole genome shotgun sequence, the genomic window TCATGAAGCCACTGGTTAATTGTTAAAAACACGTATCTTTATATTAGCTTTGATAAACTCGGGCACTTTGCATatagggtttcccacgattcattggttggttcccatcaatttttggtatgtttccattttttggtgcgttcccacgatttttggCCGTTTCTCAGAAttgtttggtccaattgtattgatatccaatcggaaaataccaataaattattggaacgaaccaaaaatctataggaactgaccaataaatcgcgggaaaccctgtaagacaAATGCCGGTTTGTACTTTTACTTCTTCCAGTACCGGTTCAAAACCGTGTTTGGAAATAACACACATTGACGGCTTTTTACTCTCGGGGAATAATCGCTACTGCGTCATTAACCCATACTAGTGTATCTTCTCGTACAGCTCATAGTTTACCATGTGCCCCAACGCTCGGAAGAATATTTGTACATTttcacctttaaaatcacatttttacAATACCACAAGAAACTACTGACAAAACTACACACAACACGaatcaacacattttactgattttcactTGCGATTCCAGTCCGCTTGAAGGCGACGTTTGTCCTTGGTTCGAGCCGTCCAGAGTGTGCGAGAGATGCTATCAAACTGAAGAAACGAGAGAAGTCCATCGCGGTTCTTGTACTCTTTCGCAGGGTAGACATACATTTTGCTTTGCTATGCGCTGTGCTACGGGTATCATTGAggaatgagagagcgagagagagagagagagagagagaatacgAAAGGCAATTTTGAAGCTGGGCAAACAAGGTTGCCAAATGGTACGATTGTCAATGTGTGAGAGCTTACCTAGAGCCGGCTGATCGTGTGTTACTCACACCGCTATGAAATTCCTGTACCTCTCGTGCCGTTAAATTCAAAATAGAACATTGACACCAACACATGCACATCATAAATTGGAGGGAAAATTCGCGATGATGAATTGTATTATTTCAGATTCTATTGGAATTATTATGCCTTATTGCAAACTATTTAACACGTTGTACAGTGAcgcatttaattattttttttactcaggagtaacggtccaaaaaggccgtattgcttaagcatttaattatttaatataaGCGTAAGTATAATATAAGCATCATCGCTATCAATATAATTATGTAGCTCATGTGTATAAAAGTAGATTTTTCTGTGCTCTCATTTCTCAGATATTGTTACCAGTCGACAGGCAAATTTTAAAGGTAATATAATCATACCATGTACCGTACATTTAATGTCGATTTAATGCCTATTTTTCATGTAAATTGTACCCCTTGTTGTGCCTGTGATTATGAAGGATTGAATTCCTAATCATGTCAGTTCGTATTTTGTTATGTTACTTGACCATTATTTTGCTCTGTCTGCATCTACGCTAGATTGCAGGTACATGTTAGCAATACATTACAATTTGTATGATTGAAACATGGGTAGTAGCTAGATCTGTCAACAGTATGGTCAATAAGTAATGTAATTCCATGGAACAAAAGATGGAAACAACCACGTGTTTGCGTGGTAGGAGCAAATACGTGCAGAGAAATGGCGAGAGGTACAGCTGTTCGtaacaaaaagaagataaCAAAGCAACtgcaaaaacgaaacgaaaggcAGGAAGAGCATGAGAATCGTACCATCTTTCGCGAGAGAGTTTACAGGGTTTGCGATGTGTTTCGGATTtcacgatttgtttttttttatcacgtTCAGCGCTAAAAACTTGTGTGAACTTTCCCCTGTGCCGACGGGGGTCCGATCGGACCGCCAGAGCCGTTTTGATTGGAGAGTATTTTCTCAGGGACCGACAGTGCATATTCTTCCTAAGAACATCGTCGGCCTGTATTgtaatgacattttttttttttaattttcctgTATGATCccaaatgaaacataaatgCAGTTTAAATTGATTGTctaatgaattttattaaaacaattcaaacacaTGTGAGGTTTTTTGACCGATAGCTTAAATTTGGAACTCTACGTAAACACAAAATCACTCTGATGTGATCAAAATTGCTCTGACCACATCAGTAAGTTGTGAATTTAGCCAAAGGTATCAAGACATCGCTTTGGAGATTTGATTGTTTCGTTTCTAAAGAAATGTTTACTGAGTGCATGGTCTGGTTCTTTACTCGCTTATCAGTTTTGCATTGTATTGTTTCGCCGTACCGTGTGCGCTGCTCGCTCGTGGTCGACTTATGACGAAGTGCCGACACACCAGAAAGCTGTGCAAAATACGCGTAGCGCTCAACGTGTTAAAATGTGTCTAGACAACATTCTAACTGTCTCGTTTGCCAAATTTACATGTGAAACTAATAAACGACAATCGCTTAGTCGTTCTCAATCATAGGAAAGAAATGGTATtttacacgttcagcccggcgctgattttcataaACTTTCAGTTCCGCCGGCTTTTAGAACGCAAGCAGTGGATTTTGTAAAACCGCATGtagaaaaaatgagatttttcgCTATAATTCAATTTTACTCTTCATCAATGCTGTTGTGTGTAGGATGAGGGATGTAGATTTAAATAGAGGTTAAAAATtcatcatttcaaagatttaACTACCTTTGGCCGTACTCTGTTTAATATCCGAAATTATATTGTTTAACGTGCGGATCAAAAATGTGTGGACTTCCGAGCATGCATTCTACCCAAATATCATCATAATTGTTTGACATCCCTGATCTATGCATTGCAGGGCTTATGCTACTCTCCGCCTTGGCGCTAGCGttgtactaaaacaaaaggtAAAAGACAATTTCACACCCAGTCAATGCACAGTGGGCAGTTTGGAACAACTGCCGTCAAAAGAAATATGAAATCGCCTAAACTCGTGGTTATTGTTAAAATTAGACATTTTTGATTGGTATTATTGTCCTTTCCATAAATGGCTCTGCAGCTCTTTATGATCAAATATTATACATGTGTTTATTctaaaaaatcatgtttttttaattatttttttctttcaaccaAGTAATGTATCATacacctgttctcactttcctctgaatctttatccggttgctatggatcacaatccatgagaatggatcgcaatcaactacgtctgaatcgttttcagcttcgtctgaatcgttttcagctacgtttggatcgctcTCAGCTCCCTTTGGATTTTACGGTAGCTCGCGCAAATTTCATTGCATCGCAGCCGTTTATTCTGTGACCGCGGGACACATTTGCATTCCAAGGAaagaattaaataattaatgcattcaattgtaaaatCTAATCACTTTTTTAGGTGAAGCTTACATCACCATTCATActttattgattatttgatcaaacttttccaaacaaacatgcacaatcttcttctttttaacgTGACGACCTACGTAGTCATTCAGTCCTGTTTAGGCTTTCGAGATTTAGCCGGATATTCCTTCTTTGCTATGGAGGGACGGTCTGGTTGGGAATCTATTCTGATGCATAGAAGCCGATAATTCTGTCAAATGTTATTCATTGCTTAAAAATCGGTTTTCAACACAAGTTCCCAATTGGGTCCCAAACATAGAACAATatgaaatgtttgcttttcgaATCATTTATTATGAGGAGGATCGTGAGGTACGCCAAGCGGTCACTAAATAAACTATGCGCCGCAACAAAATTTGCGCGAGCTAACGTAAAATCCAAAGGTAGCTGAgagcgatccaaacgtagctgaaaacgatccaaacgtagctgcaaacgattcagacgtagttgattgcgattcattctcatggattgcgatccatagcaaccggataacgattcagaggaaagtgagaacaggtgtAAGAAACCttaaaaacaagtttttgtAAATTATAATCTAGCTGTAGCTAGCCTCAACTACAGTACatgaaaaacaattcaaaattgACAATTGaataagcatttaaaaaaaattcctTTGATGATTTATAACTTcttaatgatttatttaaaaaatgtatttactTTACGTTGATCcttacaaaatgaaacaaaacagcttgacaaaaagatattttttattttttaggcTTTATTCCGGCAAATGCCGACTGTGCAATTggttgcttgtttgtttaacTTATAGAGACTATGAGCATCTCTGCTTCATTCGTCTCTAACTCATGCAATGCAATACTATTTCCGTTTCATTTTTCGGTGTAATTACATGcaatgtttaaattaatgtttataaatatattggagcgccgtttatccgggcttctcgggattTGAActcgcccggataagcgaataacacggataatgattattttattaccaaTTCCAGATTaggttttggaaaattttcttattttctgataaaaataacccaattTTCATTAACTTAATGTTTTtccaatgagaatatttgaaatttgccatgaattatagtgttttttgttatgacaatgtgctcttataaccgctttttcaaatatcctcctcataacgcaatgtcactttTTTATTGAGCTGTCATTTCTCACCATCACGGATAAatggaaagccggataaaaggtacccggatgaACGGAGCTCCACTGtatatacatacattttcagaaCAATGTATTACACATAAATACGATGCACGGTGACCAATTATGAATATGATGGTCCAAATATTTTACagcaaacattaaataaaatacagtttagagccgtttatccgggcaaATCGGACTCGAAATCGCTCGTGACACGTAATATTTCAGTATTGTTGCTCCCATTGTAAACAGAGCAGGGGCAACGATAGTGaccttttattttgcatcggAAAAGGAATACAATAAAGCATTGCTTACTGCTTACTCATACAATTTGCTTGTACTAAAACCGAATAGATAGCGTCCTAAGCATATTTTTAGCACATTCATTGGCATATTTTTGTCTTAAATCGGATCATGCCAATAGTTTTTCGATACTATCGGTATTTTTCTTATGAATGAGTGAATCATCGTTTCTGTTTCTATTTCGGTACCCACTTGTGCCCTTCGATTCTGATAATGTAAACAAGATCTAAAACATTCTCTCCACATATTCTCAGAACTCATCGTTGAATCTTATAGCCATACTCACAAACACTCTGTTGTCGGCCACATCTAGCACAAACGTTCCAACAAGCTAATCGTTATTGTTCCTGTGAGTTGCTTAACAAAATCGTGATGATTGTATTGCAAGTTGTCGTGATAATGCTGTTAACCAGCCGCAATTCCGCTGATTGTCAATCAGTAGTAAATCATAATAACGAAAGTGTAAATTTGAGCACACAGAACGATTGGAGCTGTGCGAGACTATTAAACCATTGTTTGATTGTTACAACCGTAAACTACCGTGTACCTGGTAAAGAATTTGCCATCAACTTCGACTGCAATGTGCACCCGGTAAAGAATGCACATTCGGACAAAGTGTTTCGAAAGGTTACGAGCTACCGCATGGATGGCAGAAACGCATACAGCGATACTGGATTTGGCTTAGAGTATCTGAGTTTTCCAGACAAAATAACCACACTGGTGCTGCATGGTTACTGTGTGCGTATCCAGAGGGCCGTGCCGTTGTACCGTGATTTTCATAATCTTGAGCTGCTGGAGTTAATTAACTGTAATGTGAATCATATCAATGGAGATGTTTTTCAAGATCTGCCAAAGTTGCAAAAGTTAGTACTAAATAGCAGCACATTTGGGGTAATGACCCATGATGTGTTTCACAAACTCATACAATTGAAAGAGTTGTTCATAGAGAATTGTACAAGAATACAGTTCACGGCGAGCGATTTGGTAAACATTCAACTAATTGCTGTAAGAAATAGTACGGTGTACCAAATTTCTTCAATATTCGATTATCTACCATCAACGTTAAAGACAATCAATTTCGTCAATGTGCTGACCCATGAGATTCCAAATATAACGCTACGATCGTCAGATGAAGAGCAAAGTGCTGTGGAAGATGTTGCCGTAGTCCAAAGTTTGCTCTCTTGCGTGATTGTAAAAAGTTTGCCACGATTGATTTCACTAAACCTTTCAAGGAACTCGCTATCTGAGAACTCAATAGTGTTGCACAATCTACCGTCGCTGGTTACATTAGTGTTAAGCCATAACGGATTTAATCAAGTATCAGTAGCTTTATTTACATCCGGATCTTCATTAAACGTACTCGATCTTAGTCATAATCAAATTTCTTACATACATCCCAAAGCGTTCAGTTCATCACCTTTGCTACGGATGGTAAATCTTTCGTACAATTTGCTTTTGAGCATGGAACATTTTGCGCCTCTGCCTCGCCTCGAGCGAATCGAAATCGATAAAAATCCGTGGGATTGTTTGTGGTTAAACAAATGTCGAGTTATTAATCCGTCACTCTTTGAAATTTTTCGATATAGCAAACGATTCGACGTACTTTCAGTATGGGGTCTACCGTGCCGGCTGGAAGATACAAAGGAAATTTCAACTAGTCCCCCATTCGACCGGAGTGAAGAAACCATAGCTAATTCTGTTAGTGCATATCCACAAGGAAAAATATTCActaaaggaaggaaagaatcAATCGTTCAACCGTTGTCTACTGCTACAAATTcgtttaaaatattaataacaatATCGGTTGGTGTATTAGTATCAAATGTTATAATTTTACTTTACAACCGTTATCGTAAAATTTTACATGTTCCTTTCTATAGGTATCTTACTAAAACGAATTCAATTGGTGATGCTGGAACAGAGAAAAGCACCTCCTTTTGGTACGAGGTACCAGTTGGTGGTGATCCTAATGCAATGCCACTGAATAATATATATGAAGAAATTTGTGATTCAGACACACGTCGTGATTTATATGACGCACTGAACTTCCATCGAGCTCAAGAACAGTAATCAGCGtaataaaaatgttgtaaatGACAAGTTCAtagaacataaataaaaaacataatagaGCTGAGTATCAATGCATTATGTTGGGTATTTATTAGACTAGATGTTAAGTGTTAAATCATAACTGGTAACTTTAAATTCCAAAATATCAGCAAGGATCATAGTGTAGCATATCTTCTATTCgcaacttattataatacacactatcagctatagacacattgtaacacacttcggaaagccaaaacacaccattcattataacacatcagcaaattaatccacaccatagcaacatatccagaccataccgtccatagaaaaaaccattgagacacattcatcaaaaacaaccgaaacgcgcaacataagcaattcaagcgttactgcagtaaagtggacaaacagagatcgcatagcaacttattgctaaaagcgcagtgtaggcaaaaatcgacgaacgcacccgTTCTTTAGCCAGACACATTTAGCTCATCACATTACAACAGTTtatactttccagaaccttctAAAACACTAAAAATACAGCATAGGCATAATGACAGACACCTCATTCCGATAcaattgcacctcatatcaataacctttaattaggacaaaaacacgttgcaaaaccaaatgtacgaaactcattgagtataaataaaaccaattccgaccgtggcggtcagattcgttcggactgccaagataggacgttacgcttcctaatACTTCgtcttccaacttat contains:
- the LOC120894177 gene encoding leucine-rich repeat-containing protein 15-like, whose translation is MIVLQVVVIMLLTSRNSADCQSVVNHNNESVNLSTQNDWSCARLLNHCLIVTTVNYRVPGKEFAINFDCNVHPVKNAHSDKVFRKVTSYRMDGRNAYSDTGFGLEYLSFPDKITTLVLHGYCVRIQRAVPLYRDFHNLELLELINCNVNHINGDVFQDLPKLQKLVLNSSTFGVMTHDVFHKLIQLKELFIENCTRIQFTASDLVNIQLIAVRNSTVYQISSIFDYLPSTLKTINFVNVLTHEIPNITLRSSDEEQSAVEDVAVVQSLLSCVIVKSLPRLISLNLSRNSLSENSIVLHNLPSLVTLVLSHNGFNQVSVALFTSGSSLNVLDLSHNQISYIHPKAFSSSPLLRMVNLSYNLLLSMEHFAPLPRLERIEIDKNPWDCLWLNKCRVINPSLFEIFRYSKRFDVLSVWGLPCRLEDTKEISTSPPFDRSEETIANSVSAYPQGKIFTKGRKESIVQPLSTATNSFKILITISVSY